The Panthera tigris isolate Pti1 chromosome A1, P.tigris_Pti1_mat1.1, whole genome shotgun sequence region TCATCGCATTTGCCTCTTGTAGGTTTTAAAGGACATCACAGAGTAAAAAACGCAAATAAACTGGAGAAGAGAGGCCGTGGAGTGGAGCGGTTATATatttaaaccagaaaaaaattaaaaaaggggagagagaaaattggaAGGTAGTCCAGGTGTACCTATCAAAACTCCAGATGTGCAATCTCTTTTATACAGCAGCTCCACCactaaaaatgttcctttctgGGGAAAATACCGTAAGATGTTAAGCACATATAAAGTAGGGTCGTAGGCACGTGCTGGGGCAACAGACGAGCCTGCAAATCTCCTGTCATAACGTGTGAATTTCCGTTCTCTCGCTAGAGCCCAGAAAGTAGCACAGATCAGTGGGGGCCTCTGCTCCCCTCAGTCATTCTGGACCCAGGCTGACCGAGCTCCCACCGTGtttgagctctgtcctctggaaTTTAACCACAATGAGGCTGGGGAAAATAGGAGAGCGCATAAATTATCTGATGAGCTCCACTGTAAATACTCAAGATGTATTGCGTGTAGGAGCCTAAAAACCAAACTTGGCTAGCGGGTGATGATTTAAATGAACTGTGGtatattatatgttttttttttttaaagtaaattcgaATGTGCCAATGAGGAAAGATTTCCaagatgtattatttatttttattaaaaaattttttttaatgctttttatttttgagagaaagagaaagagagagaaagagagtgagcgggaagggaaagagagagaaggaatcacagaatccaaagcaggctccaggctctgagctgtcagcacagagcccgactcgaacccacggaccgcgggatcatgacctgagatgaagtcggacgcttaaccgactgagccacccaggcgccccaaagatgtattatttattttaaaggcatGATGGAGACTAATGTGTATAGTGTAATCTCtatagagataattttttaaaaacatgcatttaTATGCAAGTACATGCAAACAATGGTTTTCTGAACAGATAGACAAGATTCTGTTTATGACGGTCACTTTGAGgagtggagaaggggctgggAAAGGAAATAacctttttcaatttttactttattatttttttctaggacACATACTTTTTATCAGATGCAAGTACAGTACCGTTttcatccaaaataaaaaaaagctaaaaaagatACAGGTAACAGACTAGCTGATTATATGATGAAATTCTTGTTAATTGCCCCAAGATCGATAACGGCATTATGGTTCCTTGAGGCGGATTCCTTTATCTCAGATGCTAAGATGAGGGAAGGAGGTGTCATGGGGTCTGTGACTCCCTTCAAATGCCTCAGCTAAAGAACTGCGTGTGTCagggagtgtgtgcgtgtgtctatGTGTCCACAGAGCATGCCCGCATGTGCAAAACATTGACCGTCGAAACTCCATGGTAGATAAACGGGAGTTGGCTGTTCCGGTCTGTCAACTTTTCCGTGTAGCTTTTCCCAAGTAAAAAgcgaaggaaaataaaatggaaggaaagcgaTAAAAAACATCCCGCCTAAGAACAGGGAGCTTCACAGATCTCCCGTCTTCCTACCTTAGGGCTGATGTAGATGAAGTCCAGAGGTACTCACATTAAAATGTCAGAAATCAGACATCAAAAATCTGAAGTCAAGACACATGACAGAGAACAGCGGTGACAATGGTCTGTCAGAGAACAGGTTCTTGAAAAGGATTTCTGTTCGGGCCTATAAAAAGCCGGGCGACCTTATTAAGCATAACCAGACTCTTTAAACTGCTTAATGACTGTCATAATCACGGTACCTGCCTGGCTGGCTTAAAAAATTCCGCTGCCACATTTGAAACACTTTTCCAAACTCTGTTCTCCAAGTTAGCATAAGTGAGGCTCTTAAAAACAATGCACAGGGGGATGCAAAGCCATCTGactttaatccattctcttgcgAGCCTGTGAGGTGGTGGTGACTCAGGGAGAAAGTATGTCCCTACAGGTCATTCTTCAGGAGGTGAGGTACGCTGCCATTTCGGTGGACGGCCGCCTCTCCCTGTGTCGTTAATGGTCACCGCACACAGAGGTTTATGAGTCCTGCTCCCTGCATTATACACAGCCTCCGATCCGTTTCCCACGCTCTGGCAACTGTCTGCAACCAGACCCCAGTCCCCACAGGGGGGGTCAGGGCGCTGGAGAGAAAGGGCCCATCGAGGTGGGACCAGGTAGGTCATAGCTTCTTTGGAAACGGGGAAGGGTGCCTCGGCCACGTCCAGGAGATGCCTTTAACAGACCCGTGTCTGTCTGCGACATACACGGCAAACCTCGGACACACACACTCTCGGCAAATGGCGTGTTCTAGTCTTTTCCTGACCCTTAGGCCACAGTGTGGAGGAATGCCTTGGGTGCGGTGAAGGCGAGACTAGCACCGTCCTTATTTTTCTCGGAAATATTGAAGGGAGACGGCGGGAGCTTATCTGTCCTCTTCCCTTCGCAAGGGGGACCCTTGAAAGGCAGAGACCCGGGTTCCTGTAGGAGCAGCCCCACGTCTGCGCGTCTGAACCGCGTATGTTCCATGTACCTTCTAGGTCACTCTGGCAAACATCCCAGATGCTCagacttcattttttccccctgctgcTTCCGCGCTCCGTGCTAACTACCGTTAGCAGACATAAAGCTCCCTGCGATTCTTTCCTCAGAACGAGCTAGAGGAAAACTACCAATTATAGCCAAGAAGCAGTCCTTCAAACACACGTACACATTGCAGTGTGGGCTGGAAACCAATTGGAAATGTTTTGATTTGCCCTTTAAGGCCATAGGCAGGCACTTAAGGCAAACTCCTGAGATGTTTGGAGGAACAGTTATACTAAATTTAGCATCCTAACCAGCCAGTTGGCATAGATGTAATGaaagatttaaaaggaaagaaatttaaccCGCGGGAACATAAAGAAATTTAACCCGCAGGTGATGAAAATAAGTCTACTAACagactaatacttttttttttttttttttttttttaagaagatgcTCCAGGAATACAACCTCCAGGGGTTGTAACTGTCACTCCTTCCCTTCGGATGGCGTGTGAGATTCCTAATTGTTATTCGCGGAAGATTTGGGTTGCCGACTGGGCTCTGAGCTCCCCATTGGGAgggattttctctttcatgttgcCCCTCCTTACGTGAAGTGCTATGTAGATGCGTGTGGGATAAGCAAACAaattgtgtgtgcgtgtctgttcACTGGACAGAAGCTTCTAGAGTAGATGAGCGTGAGTCTGCTTGCCCACGTGGGCTCCCGGGTAGTGTCTTGGGCCAGTCTGATGAAAGGTTGGTCCCACTGAGGCTGGTGGCCCCCGGtgctctttctgtccctccgTCATCATTCTCTCCCAACCTGTGGGTGTTCGTTGCTGATGCGCTCCAGGGATACTGTTTCTTGACCTGTTGTGTTTTATAAGCTGCACTCCCAAACCAGGCACGTATAATTGAGCTGAAGCATGGGCAGTCCCCAACGGCATCCAGAGGAACCCACATCCCGAGGGTCGGCCTCGGTGGAGGAAAGGCTGTGCCTGGGTTCCCGCAGGGAGCCAGGAGTTCCAGACAGAGGCGTCCCAGCGGACACGGCTTTGGGGTCCCATGGCACTTCAGCCAAAGGGTATAACGCAATCCAAACTGCATTAAAACTACACACGGAAGACACAGAAATCGGGAGTTACGTTTACGGAAACCTGTCGCATCTTCCTTAGCGGCTTGAGTAACACACAGACTCACCAGATGGGGAAGAATCGGGAGACCAGATACTTACCCAAGTGGAGGGCGTGGGAAGCCACGACCAGCTCCTTCTGTAGCGTTTTGTtggcttttgtttcattttagttttctccCCTTGGTGGATCTTAGAGCCAGACGTTAATTTCCACCACTCTCTTGGGTCTCCCTTTCAGGCTGCATTATTGACGCCCTTGTatacaaataaatgatatacCTGAAGGGCAGTCTTGTTGGGTTTTGCTTAAGATTTCAGttgattttggggcgcctgggtggctcagtcggttaagcatccgacttcagctccggtcatgatcttgcactccgtgagttctagccccgcgtcgggctctgtgctgacagctcagagcctggagcctgcttcatattctgtgtctccctctctctgaccctcccctgttcatgctctgtctctccctgtctccaaaataaataaacgttaaaaaaaatttttttttaaaaagatttcagtTGATTTCAAGCGATTGTCTTTGATGACATTTATCCCCCTCTACTGTCCTTGGACTTTTTAAGATAGAGTCCCCATCgctctgaaaacaaaacacacacatagaaaacTCTTGTCATGTATGAAGTACCAATGGTGCTTGGGAAAGAATGGCTCTATTATCAACTAAAAGATGTTTCTTCAGTCATACAATTCTTTGCCTTAGATAACAGAGGCAGACGTATAAACAATAGAGGAGGTATACCTAACAGGGATGTGTTCCAGATACCAGCATGGAAAGAATCAAATAGCAAGCGAGTGAGTCTGAAGTCTACAAGGAAATGGAGCAAAGCTGGTGGAAGAGACTGCCACCAACACTGCTGCTTGGCCCGAGGTGGGTCCCCACGAAGTATGCACATATGtacttgaaagtttatttattttgagagagtgtgcgcacatgcgcgtgaacgggggaggggcagagagagagaggatcccaagcaggctccacactcagcgcagagcccgatgtgggtctccaTCCCGTGAAGCGTGACATCACGACcggagcggaaatcaagagtggacgctcaaccgactgagccgcccaggcgcccctcccacgAAGTATTTAAATAGAAGCTGGGGGGGCCTGCTTGCAGTGACCTGAAAACGTgtgtaaatgaagaaaaaaagatctagttaacaattatgaataaaaggCTGCAAACCCAGGAGCATAGCGCCCAGTGTTTACCAGCGTGCATCCACTGCCAGTTAGTGTCTCTATTTGAATTTTCCTTCCTcgccaggaaggggcaggggacagcagggccctgagccccgtgtgggatcctgttggagggggtgggaggatggtCAAGGGCAGCCCAAAGTGGGCAGGGTGCGACTGTGAACCCCCGTAGTTCTTCAGAGCTTTGCCCCAGGGATGCCGGGAGAAGGAGCAGTTTACATCAAGGCACTTTTGTTCAGCTGAAAGGCGGGCGGCTTTACTGCAAATCGTGCAAAAGTTACAAGTGACCTTCAGTGCGTGGGAGTCCCACCCTCTCCCTTTGCAGGTGAGGCGGCTGCGCACAGAACGTGTTGGGACGCTCTGGAAGACCGAGGAAGCATCAGCGGCAGAAACACAGCCGCAAGCGAGGTCTCCCCTTTCCCGCATTTAACGCATGTATCGACCATCTATGATGATTGCTCATAAACTGtgttggtattattatttcccTCATACTGTGTACGTCTATAGATGGGCATTCTTCTCATGAGGGTGTtggctgttttttaaaatgtaattaatgtcAAGAATTGTTTTGAAGAGATTTTGTTAATGTATCACAGCATAATGAAGCACGCATCCTTTGCTTCTGGGGTGCGGTTTAATCACTCAAAACTTGATTCCTCCTCCTGGTATGCTatgttttattacaaataaatacagtatttcaATATCCTCCCCATCACTGATGAATACTTCTCTACCTAGAAAAATCAGTAGGATAGGCAAGACTCTGCCATTACAATGCTGAAAATTTGCCttcaaggggcgcctaggtggctcaatcggttaagcatccaaatttggttcaggtcatgacctcgcggtctgtgggttcgagccctgcgtggggctctgtgctgacagctcagagcctggaggctgcttcagattctgtgtctccctctttctctgcccctcccccactcacgctccgtctctctctcaaacataaaaaaaaatcgcCTTCAAGTACATCTAGAGCATAAATACCACAAACATTATCTGAAACCAACTGGAAACCAAAACCAGCGGAATACACAGGTTAATGTCCTTTGCACAACAGCAGCAATTATGTTTCCTTTTGAGCCATCTGAAGACGTATTTGCTACCCAAGGAAAGAGTAGGGTGATCATCCTTTTATTACACACTTTAGAGAAATGACTTTTACTTCTCTGGGTTGTTTTTTAACTTTCACTGATTCTTCTCTGGGTTAGGATCAGAGACTGACAGCAAGGTGCACAGCAGTTACCTGGCGACtggtagtttgatttttttctgatttccacCGGGCACCTTTATCACAGTGTTCGAAGGGGCAACTGCTGTGCCAAAAAGGAACCTGACAATTGAAGAGTGGGATGGAAAAGTGGCGGGTGTGGAGAGCGCAGGGACTTTACAGCAGCCTGCTTACCTTTCAGACAGAACTAAGAGCACCTGATTGTGACAACCTCCGGGAGAAGTTTCTGTAAGTGTCCTTCCCGCCAGTTAGAATACAAGTGGGTGCATTTCACTTCTTAGTGGAGTTCGGCTTGCCCAATTTGGGACACACAGTTTCGAAAAGAGGGTGGAAACAATGAGGTGGGGTGTTTGGTAATTTAAACTGTAATCCCGCAAAGGCCACGATGTAAGTTGCAAACGCAGTACTTACTTGGCTGTTGTTCTTTCATTTTACCCAGACCGCTCATTAGTGATACTGGTATGTAGGGTGGAACTTTGTGCTTAGTCACTTGGCTGTAAGTTGTGCCCTGGAACTTGGGTTTGCCGTGAAGGGGCAGGTAGGCGCCACGGAGGAAAATGACGGAGTGGATGGAACTATTATTCCAGCGCCACCTGAAATCGTGGGCTCCTGGAGAAGcccggggcggggaggagggggaaggaaagcatTTATACCACAAACATTTCTTTAGTACAGGTACGCTAGGAAGATGCTGCTCAGATCGCTGCCTCTAAAACCAGCCTTTCGTGAGGCGTtcttggggggagggtggggcttTTCAAACACTGGAATTCTTCACTTGGCTGGGGCTGTGATCTGTGGCTAGACAGTCTGGAGCATCGGGCTCCTCTGTGCTGGGGCCTTCCCCATCCGGACACACCCCCCCTCCTAAGGTAAGGAGGGGCCCGAGGTAACGCAGCCAGAAATCTGAGCACTTTCTGGTCACGGGTAGCTGCTTCTGCCCTGACTGCTGCTCTGCCCTCCACACCTCTGGGTGAGGAAGGTCTCCCCGGAGGGTGGGGAGTCTGCAGATCAGTCTTAAGACCCCAAGCCCACCAGCGCAGGGGAAGACATCCCCAACCCCCCGCCATCTTCCGAAGGAAGGCCAGCATTGAAAACGCGGTTAAAGTCACCACTGGCCTCTGGCTTGCTTCAATCTGGTGTCACAAAGCATGATTTCTTTGTACGACGTTAGCGCTGGTGAACATtggactccttccttccttccgggATCCTGCTGTGAGGAAAAATGAAGGCTTCGACAGCAAACTGCTTTGCTCGAGTGGAAACTAGATTTGGAATTAGGCGTTGAGATAACTAAAGTCCATTTGACTGCCTCCCTTTCCTCTGGTCACTTACTTGGGTCACTACTCAAGACTGGGGGATCCAGGGAGACTAGGGAGGTGTTCTGTTCAGGACTTTACAAAACTTTATGATCAGATGATTTGTGAAATGTGAGCTCGAGTTTTATGGGGAAACCAATGGGCTCCCTCGTGGCCCTCTGCAAGGTTCGCATTCATGTTATGTGACTGTCCTGATTGGGAAAAAATGGGCACACAGGTGCCCACGGGCAGAAGGCTCTGGATAACTGTTAATtatagagaaacagagcagaaagcaaattaaaataagcgaaaaaaagaaagaaaaaagaaaagaaaaaggaaggaaaggaaaatactttGAAGGCGCTttttccataggaaaaaaatattttatttttttaagaacaaattcaGTTTGAAACAGACGTGGAATGGGACCTCACGGATTCCGTTTCTGGGGGCTGACTGCAATGTGGAAGGAGGCTGGAAACCTAGGACaggccattaaaataaaatgaagaaagaacaaaaatatttataactcaAGCATAATACTGTGTTACTTACAAATTGGACAAcgaaatcttaaataaatatcCATGGTACATAATTACGGCACAAATATGCAGCAATTTGGCAACCTTTTATAccgtttttcttttcctcattacAGTGCAAAGGGGGGAAAGACACTGCCGTTTAACAAGCTGTAGCTAAATACATTGCAAAATTCAGATTTTATACAAAACATCTTGCTTAGACTTTATAAAAAACCAACATTGCTCTATGTACACAATCTGGGTAAGAAAAGccatttctgtcttgttttcatgtgtatttttattaaaaaggtgAATAAGGCTACTGTAACACCCCGAATCCATATACAGTAAAATCTGAACCCTATTTACAGCATCTTCAGTTAAACGTTATGGTGCAAATTCCAAAGTCAGGTGACTAGGGATGAGAATACAAGCAAGGCATTTACAGTAACTTTCCAAAGCGGCACCAACTTCAAATAAAGGGAGAGTTGGTAGATTGTCATATTCTGCACCAGACACAAAACAGACGCACAGAACACTTTTCCATTGGTTGCAGGTAACTCTTCATCAAATTCATCTGATTTTTCACAGTTTAGCATATATAACCAAAAGGTAGCCAACTGATGAGACACAcatttgatttcattaaaatcagACTATTTCCCATGTTTCCCcttcttgcccctctcccccatcctaAAGGTAATTTTTGATGGCTTACAAGAAAATCTTGTACGAATGCACGTAAAGGAGAGGGTGGGGTGATGGAAAGAATTACATATGTACTGTGGCTGGTCACCATGGCAACCCTCCACAGAactatgatatagatatatataatatatattgtagatatatattatacatatatgtacacatgtataccactcacccactcacacacacacacacgcactttgGACCAACATCATTTTCAGGTTCAGGAAATAGAGAAGGAATAATTTCTGTGACAACTCATTTTTGCAGGCATTCACTGGAGGTCTGAGAACCTTAAAATGCtgttgctacattttttttttctcccaattcaGAAAGCAAAGTGTTACCATAGTAACGGGACTATGTTAAAGATGTCTATTTTGCATAGCACATAAAAAGTAGGTTTCCTGTTTACTCGTTTTGTTTCCCAaaagggagggggcggggagggggtgggggaagggggccgGAGCTAAACTTTCAGCCCTAAGCCCCCTCTGAGGGGACCCGGTGGATTTTAGCGAACACTTCAGCCATAAGGCAAGGGAATACacaacacagaaatgaaatgcCGGAACATCTTGCCACTGTTAAATATACGATGCGGTAACATCCATTTCCTGGTATGCAGGGCTTGTATTTCCTAGTCTACGGTTACGTGAGATGCCTTCAGAGGACTGggttatttttgtatttactcccgttattgttatttttggagTGATGTTTTTCCCAGATGGAActgtccaatttttctttttttaagcactgAGCGTTGGGACCACGTAATTGCCACAAGTGAATTTCACGTCTTTCTGGTGTGATTTGTGTgcaatcttaaaatatatattagtacAAATCTGTCAGTTTCTATCCCTTGTGTTCTATATACCTGTTATAAATATGTGCCATCTTCCTCCCCCCCTCGACATCATGATTTATTTCCGTTTTAAGGACTCAAAGAAGTTCGCAGTATGCGTCACCTGGACACAGCGTGCGGGCTGTGGCCTCGCTCAGTACCTCCGCGTCCGCCCTTGCAGCCGGACAGGACAGCACCGCCATAAACCAAAGTGTCGTGAGGCTCAagtgggggtgcggggggagggcactggggggtgggggtggggaatctgACCTACCTTTCACATAGGAGAATGCCTCAATAACATGGATGATGATGGAATCACAGCCTGTTTGACCTTTGGCTTGTAAACTTCTAGGTCagatccggctctctgctgttcTCCTAAATGCTTTCCCTGTGTTTCATAAAATGTGATCAGTATAGCAGCTGAGTCTGCTTCAGACATCATCCAAAGCCGACCGACTCTCCTACAGCTCCGAGGCCATGCGCCTTATTGCCAGTACAACAACAGTCCTGCCCAGATCTGTCATCGGCGGCCCTCCCGGCCCGCCCCTCTACGACAATGCCCCTTTGTCCTACCCAGTGGAGAGAGACTCTGCTCCTCCTGCGTGTTGCCATTTGATCGGCGGATCCCTTCCAAGGCGCCCCACCCCACCGCGTGCGTGGTGTCTCCTACTTGCCTCTTAAAACCTCAGCCAACCAAAGTGCTGTGCTACCTAATTGGGGTTCCCCCTCGACTTTCTGCTCCCGACACACCAGCAGCAGCATTGAACTGCATTTGCagacagccctccccacccccaccccccatcccggCCCACCCCCTTCCGTGAGCTCCTGGTCTTTCTGGTCTTCCGCAGCTGAAGGCTCCTTAGTAGCAGACACAATTTCTAGAAGTGTAGGACCCATCGGCTCCAGCTGCCGTGGCGTGGGGGCAGGAGACTCCCAAGGTGAGTGTGCCAGCAGTGATGCGGGGTGTGGAGTGAGGGGCTCGCACTGCGGGGCCCCGGAGGTCGGCAGGGGTGTGTGCAACGGTGAGGACTGGGCGCGGGACCTCTGAAAGCCTCCCCCAGCCAGAGGTCTGTGTGACAAGTCCGGACGCTCCTCGGGAGGGACGCCCAAGGCAGAAGGCGGCGTTTCCAGGCCCCGCGGCCCCGGGGGACACCTGCCCGGGATGCTCACGGCTCGCCCAGTCCCCCCCACGCCCGCTGCCGCTCTGTCGCCCTCGGCTTCCTGCAGGCCCGGGTGACCGCGGCGCATGGcttggaggtggaggggggaggcgggCGCTGCGGTCCCATCGGGCACCTTCCACGCCAGTCTCCTGGCCGGCGGTGGGCGTCTGTCTTCACCGCGGTCCGGGCGCTACAGACTAGGTAAGCTGTCCAACTCAACAGGGCTCTTCCGAGAAGGAGTGCTCCCTCTCCCCCGCCGTGCTCCAGTCCATTCGAGACACGGGGGGGTCATCAAACCCTCCTCAGGGCGGTGGCGGGACAGTGGGCTTCCTCTGGGAAAGCGAAGGCACCGCCGCGTCTCAGACCTTGTAGTAAATGTTCGCCGGGCTCTGGGGAGGCATCTCCTGGACTATGTACACCGGGTGCCCGTAGTCCCCGCTGACCTTCTCGTAGTGGGGGCAGAACACACTGTCCGCAGTCCTCAGCGGGATGATAATGTCACTGGGCTCCGAGCCGCTGTTGTTGCCGCTGCGCTTGGGGGTGGCCAGCGTGCTGAGTGACAGCGTGGCCGTGTGCTGCGGCGAGTGCTTCCTGTGTCTCCTCCGGTACTTGAGCAGGAGCACCACCAGcgtgatgatgatgacgatgaagATGATGCATCCTGAAGCAATCCCTGCGAATAAGGCCACTTCGGAACCGAGGATGTTGTTCCCCGAATGCCCGGCACTGCTGCCATCTGTGCTGGAACCTGCGGCCGGGGACGGAAAGGAGCAGTCCAGTTACTGCTGTCCCTGCTCGGATGGCAGCCCCCCAGCCTCGGTTCCCAGCCGCGCGCACCAGGCAGGACGCGGCGATCGCCCCAAAAGGGGACGTGGACGGGACCCGGGCTCGCCGGCCGCTCTCAACCACAGGTGTCCCCATCCGTCCACCCTTGGGGACAGGAGGGGACAGGCTCCCACGCTTCCGCCCCAAGTCCTAAACCACCGCCAGCCACAGCAGGTGGACACAAAGGAAGCGGCCACCTCTGGGGCCAGGGCTGACTGCCGTGCGCTGCCCCCCTTGCCCTTCTGGGCACCGGCCTTCCCGAGCATCTCCCGCTGCCTGCTTTCGATAGACAAGCCCTGCCTGCTGCGCGCTGAGGGGACCCTGGGGCCCTGGGAACACATGCCGCTCGTAACTCGCTTGTATTATTTGATTTACACCTAAAATATATTGGGAAGGCAGCAGAAACACTCACGCTGAACACGCTGCCAACCCAAATGGGAAGCACTAAAAACTTGCCTGGCATCATTAGATTATCCATTTATCGGTGTGTCACAAGAATTTGACACATCTTGCCattgaaaattagaaacaacagCTTCCCTCCACGATGCTTGTAAAGTGGGGGAAGTGGCCTGCAGATGCTGACTGCACATGCCACCAACAGGCACGCTGGTCCCTCACACGAGACTGCTGACGTTGGGGAGCAGCTACCGTACAGAAATGTCATTAGCGTGGAAACAAATACATAGCTATCTGCTCAAGGACCGGTACGAAAATGAAATTCAATGGCGGCCAACTTTATCCTGTATTCTAAACTTCAGCCAGTGATCCGACTGGTATTTTATTTTACGCtgaaaatgtgaaacaaaaatgTCAACGGTAACCACTCGAAGAACACGGCATTATGCGATATTTTAAGATGCCACCACCTAAAATGTAGAGGAGGATCAATCAGGCTCTTTGTGGATCAGACATAATTAGGCGAGGGATTAGAACATTAATTACATACATGTGAATATCGGTTCTACGCTACTGTTGCAACAGGCACGATTAAGTGTCtccaataaaaataactttggtCTGAGTGAGTAGTGCTCATAATTGGCACTTGCATCTGATAAATTCTATTCTTCTGAATGGGAAACTTCTGTGGGAAGGAGCAATTCTGTTCTTATCGAGCCATTAATAACAAGTACCTGCGAGCAAAGGTTACTGACTTGGGGAACTACAAGTTAATCCCACTAGTATCCAAGGGCTTGGACTCTGTTCTGCCTCTTGCTCACGGGACCCACGGACGCATCCACACACACTCACGCTGCCATACCTGGATTTGGTTTGACAAAGGGACTTGTCGTTGAACTTCTTCCATTTGTACCGGCTTCTAGTTCTGGGCGTCGTGTCGGATCATTATGCCTGGTTGACCCAGCAGAACTCGCATCTATACGAGGAACAAATGATTACTTACAGCCCAGACACGTAATGAGATCTAGCTCTAAGAACTGCCGCGTGTCAATCTCAAGAGGCACAGACAGCAATGAACGTGAGATTCTTTATGCAAAGT contains the following coding sequences:
- the EFNB2 gene encoding ephrin-B2; this translates as MAARRDSVWKYCWGVLMVLCRTAISRSIVLEPIYWNSSNSKFLPGQGLVLYPQIGDKLDIICPKVDSKTVGQYEYYKVYMVDKEQADRCTIKKENTPLLNCARPDQDVKFTIKFQEFSPNLWGLEFQKNRDYYIISTSNGSLEGLDNQEGGVCQTRAMKILMKVGQDASSAGSTRHNDPTRRPELEAGTNGRSSTTSPFVKPNPGSSTDGSSAGHSGNNILGSEVALFAGIASGCIIFIVIIITLVVLLLKYRRRHRKHSPQHTATLSLSTLATPKRSGNNSGSEPSDIIIPLRTADSVFCPHYEKVSGDYGHPVYIVQEMPPQSPANIYYKV